Genomic segment of Candidatus Chlorohelix allophototropha:
TGGCATTACGAGATTCGCTATTTCATGGTCTGGTTGCCGTGGTTTTATCTACTAGGGGCTTATGGCTTGGGCTGGCTCTATGACAAACTGCACCAAAATGAGAATACTGCAAAAGTTGGTAAGTTGGGTATTTGGCTATTATTCGGTTCGCTTATGATAATGGTGCTACCAAATATTCCGCAAATTACCGATACCGGATATACCGGAAAAACTGGAATTGTGATAGCCTCCGATTGGATAAAACAGAACACGCCCGCCAATGCGGTTATAATGACTCGCTCACCTTGGGAACTGAGCTTCCATAGCGACCGACGTAGCGTCATGATTCCCAACAATATCCAAACGTTGACACAGCTTAAGCCGATAATTCGTGACTACAAAGTGCGCTATCTACAGCTTAATTATCTGGATACAGGTAACCCAATTTGGCGAGAGCGTCCTGCCATCTCGAAATTGCTCAATCGCGAACCCGTTCCCGGTTTTAACAAAGTCTATGAATGGGGCGATTTTGTGGTTTATGAGATTACCGACCCGAATTTGCTCAATTAGTCCAAACCGCCGTATAGCTAAGAAGCAAAATCAAGCTGCATTTTTCGGAAGAGCAAGCTCAAGGGGCGGTTATCTTGAGAAATTCCTAATTTGATGGGGCGATCAGCGGGTTCGGGGCTGAAAAGTCTGATCAGGTGATCGCCTGTGGACAACTCAAGTGTCACGGTAAAAGATTGCTGCGCCGGGTTAGTTTTAAGAGTAGTAACAGCCTTACCGTCCACTTCCAAAGTTAAGCTACGATCTCGCGCGAAAGCGATAGCATCGAAGCTTAGTACATAGCGTCCGGTTTGGGGCACAAACGCCGCCAGAAATCCCTCTTGCCCGTTCATCCAGCGTTGCCCACCTCCGTCTGTTTCTGCGCCATACCAGCCACGTGAGAAGGTCAGGAGGGGTTGCATCTGGGCGGGTGGTGGTACCGCACACACCAGCATTTGGGTATCCTCATACATGCAGCCGTTCTTAGTTGAGCCTACAACGCGCTCGATAATTTTTAATTGCTGGTTATAAACCGCATCTGAAAGCTTTTCACCATAATCGTACTTGTACAACACTAGATAGGCAAAGTGATTGTATGTGAGATAACTGCGCAACCTATCGCTTGTCAGATTAATCGCATCAGACGCACTTAGCTTGAGCGATTCTGCTTGCATAATAAAAGCCAGCGGAGAGGCGGCATAATCAAAAAATGGTGTGGGCTTTTCGTAAGGCGGTATTTCGGAACGCTCATTGAAATAAACCGGAGTACGCGCTAAATAGCCACTCAAAATAGGTCGTCCATGCTCGATCTGGAAACGCATATAGGCGGCTTTGTGATGATAGCGCATGTCAAAAGGCAACTCCAACAATGCGCCCGGTTGTTCCATTTGACCTGAAGTAAAAATAGCGGGAGTTGGTTCTACTACCCAATCGCTCCATTCAATCGGCTGCGGCGAAGAACCTAACACGAACACTAGCAAAAATATGCCGGAAGTCAGCTTTGCTACACCGGAATTCTCTAACCAGCCTCTAAAACTACCCTTTAACTTGAGTGATTGTGCCAGTTTGAAAGTTTTTAGGCGCGTTTCAAACCAGACCCAACCATAGCCGCTACACACCGCTATCACCAAACTGGCTGGAATCAACCAGCGCCACAGGTAATGTACTGAATTCAGCATCGGAATTTTGCTGATTAGCTCGCCTGACATTGGTATGCCCGTGTCGCTTCCAAAAAATACCAGCGTTGTACCAAGCGACAAAATTACCAGCACCACGAACATAAGACCCCAAACCCGTATTCCACGCTGCCTGATAACTCCAATTAAGCCCAATGCCATAACCGCCAGCCATACCAACGTATGGAGTAGGAATTTCGGTTCAAAGGGTTGGAGTTGCCACAGGGATTGCCAAGGGGCAAGAATGCTACCTAAATCCGCGCCGGGAATAATCTCGTTGGAAGTTTGGGTAAACACACCGGAAGTAGTTTGATGGCTGGTGCGGATAAAGAGCGGGGCATAGCTTAATACTGCGGGTAAAACCGCCAGTCCTACGCCAAGCGCAACTCCTAGAGCGTTATACCAACGTTTCTGAAACAAAATACGCAGCAAATGCCAGCTTGCTAGGAATACGGTTATAAAGGTGGCGAAAAGCAAATGGTATTGATCGGTAAAAGCTATTAATACTAAAAAGCTGGCGGAAAGCGTACCATAGCGTATTTTGTAACGTAAAGATACCAGCTTAAGATCAGCAGGGTCGGCAGGCGCTAATTGTTTCAGGAACTTCAACAGCCATAAGGTATAAAATGGTAGCCATTGTAGCTGGATTATAGTCAGTTGACCAAAATAAGTAGCGGGCGCTTGCCACGGCGAAAAAGCGTAAACCAACCCGGCTAGTAGCCCGGCTCTCCGGTTGTCGGTAAGGTAAGTTATCAAACAATAAGCGCCCCATGCTCCTCCCACCAAACCCACAAAGTAAAGAAAATTAAAGGTCGGCACAATTCCCCACAGTAATTGTACGGGTAAACTTAGAATTGAGCCGGTCAAATTGGTTGGGTAAATCGCTAGGTCAGTGCCACCGGGATAAAATAGCATCGGCGTAAAATAAGGAGTGGTATGAAAGTCTAGTAGCGCGCGTTTTACCCACCACATAAACCAGAAATTCTGATCACGATCCGGTTTTATTATGGCGGTTGTATGGTCGTTGAAGGATAGCACTAAGGGCCAAGTATAAAATATAGCGATTGCTAAAAAGAAAAGTATTACAGCCAAATGGATGAGATAAGGGGATTTTGATTTTATTTTGAGCCTGAGATTAATCATCTAGAATAGTTTAACCGTTTGAGGAAACAATAGGTTAGCGGTGTGGAATTATATAAGGAGGTTCTAAGTCTGTCAATTGTGGCTTACCTATACTAATCAAAAGAGGCAAACTTAAGGTAATCCAGTACCGCAGTTATAGTTGGTAACCGATAATCTACAACATAGTCCTTTTCAGGGTAACGATAGGCGTGACCTCGTTCTTGCTCTACTAAAGCGGTAATAAAGCCTGCCAGCTTTGCCCCTATCATTTCATTGTCCCCTCCGTCACCAACAAAGAGACATTCTGAAGCATTAACTTTTAATCGAGTTGCAGCTTGAAGGTAAATTTCCACTTCGGGTTTTACCAGACCAACCTCGCAACTCAGGATTGTCAAATCTGTTTTCTTCCGAATACCCATTTCGTTAACAATAGAGGGGGTAAGGTAACTACAATTGCTGATTAGCCCGATTATATATCCGGTATTTTTCAAATCATCCAGCATTTGTTCAACACCGGGGTAGAAATGCACCTGACTCGCCCGACTCTGCTGTTCGAACTTAGCCAGCACCGGGGCGATCTGTTCAATTTTTTCAGCCGGGAGTGCCAACTCTTTCAAAGTAAGTTGCGCGCGTTCCAGGCCTGATCTTATTTGACCGCGTAAAGCAGCATCGGTATAACTTCTCCAACTGTTCCATAATATTTCTGGTGGGACACCCACCATTTCAATTAGTTCGTGGAAGTTGGTTGTGCGCGGCTCATTGTAGATGAGAGTACCCCATAAATCGAAAATAACAGCTTTAACGGGCAACTTACTCATCTCCCAGCCTTATTCTAGTACGCGCACCACTTACCTGTTTTTCAAGCATCAATCGTTTGCGATATTCATGAAGCCATTGTTTGCCTTGAATCGCACGTAAGTTATCAGGGTTGATTGTCAGGCAATTATCTAGCGCGGTTTCTATATCCTCTGGTGAGTCTACCGCTCCGCTCATCCAGAGCCAGCCTTCCTCGCTAAGTTCGTCCTTGTCAAGATATTGCATGAGAAGTTCGCGCGCTTCTACCTGTTTACCGTTCAGTACAAGACGCGCACCATCAACAAGTAATCGCCGCGTTTCTACATCCATTTCTACACAACTTTCTAAATTTTAGACCGAACCTTATTTCGCTGTTATTCGCAAAATAAATAGCTTATAGGCTTTCCATTGCCAGCTTTGCACCGCCCGGTACATACTTAAAGTCAATCGGATAATGTCCATTAAAGCATGCGAGGCACAAGCGGTTTTTGTTGATGCCTGAAGCAGTTACAAAATTATCAGCGGAAAGAAAGCCCAGTGAATCGGCATCCACATGCTGCCGGATTTGCTCGACAGTAAGGCGGTTGGCAATCAGTTCTTCATAAGTACCAGTATCAATTCCCAATACACATGGGTGGAGAATTGGGGGAGCGCTGATTCGCAGATGAACTTCGCGTGCCCCACCGATGGTACGAAGCATACTGACAATGCCTCTGGTGGTATTTCCTCGTACAATTGAGTCATCTACTACTACTACTCGTTTACCTTCAAGGATTGGGCGAAGGGGATTCAGCTTTAGTTGTACACTACGACGGCGCATTTGAGGGTCGGGTTGTATGAAAGTACGCCCGATATAGCGGTTTTTAATAATCCCTTCACGGTATGGTAAACCGCTTTCCTGTGCATAACCGGCGGCGGCAGGAATACCGCTATCGGGTACGCCAATCACCAAATCAGCTTCGACAGAATGTTCTCGCGCCAGCCAACGACCCAATTCTTCCCGTACCATATAAACGTTACGCCCCGAAATATTACTGTCCGGACGCGCAATATAAAATAGTTCGGTGGCACAAAGGGCGGCTTGATGTTCTGGCGCTTCCCAACGCGGCAACCGGGAGATAGTTTTAGCCCCACTTTCGGACAATTCAAGGATTTCGCCCGGTTCAACATCAAACTCGTAACTGGCATCTACCGTGTCAAGTGCGCAGGTTTCACTGCATACAATCCAACCGCCACCATCATTTAGCTGCCCGACACTGAGGGGACGAATGCCAAAAGGATCACGTATGGCATAAACGTGGTGTTGGGTCATTACTGCAAGGCTAAAAGCGCCTCTCAGACGTTTAGCTCCGTTATATAGCTTTTCGTGCCAATTTGCGCCGGGCGCTAACGCCAATATATGAGTGATAACTTCGGTGTCGGTGGTTCCCCCTAATTTTACTCCGGCGTTTAACAATTCTTCACGCAACTCGGAAGCGTTTACCACATTGCCGTTATGTGCTACCACCACATAGCCCAATACCGGGTCATGTGCTTCGAAAGGTCCTGCATTAGCGAGGTTGCTGCTGCCTGTGGTGGAGTAGCGCACATGCCCTACACCCATATAACCCTGCAACTGGCTGAGGATGCGATCATCGAACACTTCGCTGACCAAACCCATACTTTTGCGTAGCCCTAAGTCTTTACCGTCCCAAACTGCGATTCCGGCGCTTTCCTGACCGCGATGCTGAAGGGCGTAAAGCCCAAAGTGTATCAAGCGCGCTATTTGTCGTTTTGGAGCTACAATACCAAAAACGCCGCACTCATCGCGCGGCTTATCATCCAGAGAATCTCTAATAATGGCATTATTAATTTGCAAAACACGTCTCGAGTTGCTCTTTGCCACTACTTACACCCCCATATTTAAAGCTATTAATTGTAAGTTTTTCTCGCCTTTTTGAATCAGCATGGAAAAGCTAACAACTTTGTATTACTCCTCTTCCCTCTGAGCGATGTCGTGCCGATATTGCATCCCCACAAATGCGCCCAAACCAGCATTAATGGCATTATACACTTTCTTACGGGCTAGTGAAATACTGCTCTCCGTTGAAATTATGTTAAAAACCCTGCCACCATTTGTCACGAGTTGCCCATCTGGGTTTAGCGCAGTTCCGGCATGAAATAGCTCTACCCCATCGAAATGAAGGTCTGCCCCGGTAATTGGGATGCCCTTTTGGTAAGTGCCGGGATAGCCTTCAGCTACCAATACCACTCCCACAGAATATTTATTGCTGTACCTGAGGCTAGAAGCTTCGGTTAGTCGTCCCTGTGCGGTTAGTAGTAGATATTCTAGCAAATCCGATTCGAGTAAAGGTAAAAGCGCTTGTGTTTCAGGGTCTCCAAAACGGCAGTTAAATTCGACCACTTTTGGACCTGCATCGGTAAGCATCAATCCGGCGTAAAGGATGCCTCGGTAATCAATGCCCTGCTGCTGGAAACCATGCAAAGCAGGCATCAGGATTTCGCGAAGTACTTGCGCTACCATCTTGCTACCCATCAAACGAGTAGGGGCATATACGCCCATCCCTCCGGTATTAGCTCCGGCGTCACCATCCCCAATACGCTTATAATCGCATGCGCCCGGTAGTGGAAATATAAAGCCGCTTTTGGTATCGCATAATGCTAGTACCGAGACTTCTGGTCCTTGCATATATTCTTCGACCAGCAATACTGCGCCGCTCTCTCCAAAGATGCGTTCTAGCATCACCTGTGTGGCAAATTGAATTGCTTCATTGCGATCCTCTGTTACCAGAACACCTTTACCCGCCGCCAATCCGTCTGCTTTTAGCACATAGGGACCCGGTTCTGAGTATAGGTAATTTATAGCATCGTTCAAATTATCAAAAGTGTGACGGGCTGCCGTTGGAATACCGTACCACGACATAAAAGATTTAGCCCAAGCTTTGCTGGCTTCAATCTGCGCGCCCTGTGCTCCCGGACCGAATACATCAAACCCTTCTGCCCTTAGTCTATCAGCCAACCCTGCCGCCAAGGGCGCTTCTGGACCTACAACTATCAATCCGGGTTTTTTTTCTTGCGCCAGTTTGATTAGACCTTCAATATCTTCGATACCCACTGCGACATTTTCGCTATTGGCAAGGCGGGCAGTGCCACCATTACCCGGCGCAAATATCAAATGGCGCGCTTCTGGCGATTGTCTCAATTTCCAGCCAAGGGCGTGTTCTCTACCACCACTGCCCACAATAAGAATATCAATCAAGAAACGCTCCTCCTTATATCCGGGATAGACAATATAGCCGCTTGAATTATATAAAATTCTGGAATTGATTTCATCACGTATGATATAGAAAGGTGGCGCAATTAAGGCTAATTGAGTAAATCCGATTTTTATCAATTATTACCAGTGATAACTGACAGAGGTTAGCACTATGATTAAGGAAACTATCAAGGTTGCCAGCAAAACCAGCAAGCCCATGATTTCAAGTAAATCCATATTTCTTCCAAGTCTCAACTAATAATTTTGCCATCTGTTTGTGCGTCGCTGATTAGTTGCCAAGTTAGGTGTAGTACCCTCACGGACATTTCTCGAATACCCAATGGGTGCAAAGAGTTACGTACTAAAAGCATTCTTGCAACATATCTGCTGGTTAAGGCATATAAAAGAGCAAGAGTCTAAATCAAGACTCTTGCTCAACCCATAGCACAATGTGGAAACGGAATTTATTTACTGGAACTGCAAAGATAGATTCCTTCTGATTCGGTGCAAATGCTTTGCGGCTCAATGTGGATTTGCACTGTTATACTGTTGACCGAATTGTGAATATCTTCTTCGAGCCAATTGCAGAGACGATGTGCTTCCAGTGCGGTCATTTCATCTGGTACAACCAGATGAAAGTCAATGTGGCGATCAGGTCCCGATTGGCGAGTACGTAACATATGGTAATTTACATACCACTCCTTGTAATGCTCGATTCTCTGGCTAATTACCCTGTTTTCCTCGTCTGGCAAGCTAGAATCTACCAAACCTGAAATGGAATGCAGCAAAATTTCCCAGCCTGCTTTGATTATCAACATGGCGACCAGCAAAGCAACCACCGGGTCAAGCCAGTTCCAGCCTGTTATCCAGACTAACGACAAGCCCACCAGCACTCCAACACAGGTTATAACATCGGCATGAAGGTGTGCAGCATCTGCCAGCAAGGCGATTGAGTCGGTTTCTTTAGCTACTTTCTTGAGGTACTTCGATACCAAGAAGTTGACCAACGCAGAAGCGCCCATAATGGCGGCTCCTAACAAAGGTTGCTCTATCACCGGGGCTGCGCCGAATTTATCCACCGCTTCCATAATGATTACCCCAGCGCCGGCAAAGATCAGCAACGATTCAATTGCGCCGCTCAGATTTTCGATTTTGCCGTGACCAAAGGGATGGCTTTTATCAGCAGGACGTGCCGCAATCCTGACTGCTATAAGCGCAATAATGGCGGCTATTAAATCCACGCTGCTATGAATTGCCTCTGAAATAACGCTGATTGAACCAATTGATAGACCAACTGCCAGTTTGGAGACTATAAGCGCGCTATTTGAGACAACACTCCACCGTGCCGCACGTTTGCGCCGCTCGACTATATCTATGCGGGCGGTTTTTGTAATAGTATTAACCTGTTCGTTAACCTTTAGCAAAAGATATTTCTCTCTTCCACACTAATGCTACATTAAAAAATAAACTAAAAACCCTTTATTCATTATACGCAGTTTGTGAAGAATCAAAGAAAATATTAGAGTTTAACATCCTTAATTGAACACCAAAGATAAACTTTTAGGGTAATATTGATTAATCTTTACCATTAGCCAGTGCTAATTTGCGATGCCTGAGCATTAGTACAAAAAGTGTGTTATACTTATTAAGAACAAATATATGGCTGTGATAAGAGGTTGCGTCAATGAAGTTACGTACCTCAGGGAACTTCTTCAGCAATCGGCACTTATCCAACGTGTCTTGTTTTCCTTCTTTTTGAAGCTTTCCCCAGGCTAATTTTTATGTTCATCTTTTATCAATAATAAATATGACTCGTTCTGGCTGTATGCCGGGGAGAGATTTTTTAGGAAGGCTAACCATACCTTTGAGTACGAACAATTTAATTACCGAAGAAATAACCCATACGGAAACCAAAGTAGCAACCTTTGCCCAATTTGGATTTCCTTCCTATTTGAAAGAAGGGTTGCTTAAGATGGGGTTTCATCACCCTACTGAAATTCAATCCAAAGCTATCCCAATACTGATGACCGGTCAGGATTTGATGGCACAGTCTATGACTGGAAGTGGAAAGACCGCCGCTTTTGCACTACCCTTGCTTGCTAGAATTCAGACCAAATCAAGAGAATTGCAAGCGCTCATTATTGTGCCAACCAGAGAACTGGCAGTACAGGTAACCCATGTTTTCAAAGGTCTTGCCGGAAACAGTGCCAGAGTTACCTCAATTTATGGTGGCGTTGGTATGGAAGGACAAATCCGCGGGTTGCAAACTGGCGGATATCAGGTTGTAGTGGGAACACCCGGACGCTTACGAGATCATTTAAATCGTGGCACTTTGAAGCTTGGCAACGTCCGTATGCTGATTCTCGATGAAGCCGATGAAATGCTGGATCGAGGTTTCACTCAGGATATCGAAGCAATTGCCAGTTGTACGGGTGTGCCGGGAAAACGTCAGACCGCTTTATTCTCGGCTACTTTGCCGGAATGGGTGATGAAAACTGCCTTAACGCACATGCGCAGTGACCACGAATCCATTTTAATTCCGCCCGGTGAAGCAACTGGTCCCGATATTGAGCATTTGATCTATGATATGAAGGTAATGGATAAACCGGTGGCGTTGTGCCATTTGCTCGATACCTACCCTTCACATTCTATGCTCGTATTTGCGCGTACCAGACATGGAGTTCACAAACTTGCTGCCCGTTTGCAACATGCGGGGTATTCTGCGGCAGGGCTTCAGGGCGATTTGAGCCAGAATGCTCGTGACCGCGTAATGTCCGACTTCCGAATGAAAAAAATCCGCATAATGGTGGCTACCAACGTAGGGGCACGTGGTCTTGATGTTAAAGGCGTAAGTCATGTTATAAACTATGATTTGCCGGAAAGCCCCGAATTATTTACACACCGGGCAGGTCGTACTGGTCGCAATGGTGAAAGTGGTACTGCTATCACCTTTTTGACCGGCGAAGACCGTGATAAATGGCGTGAGATCGAAGGTGCGATGCGCAGAGCCGGAGTTGATTTCACTCGTAGCCGCTGGGATGGTCCCCGTGCTACTCCAGAATCGATTCAAGCCTTTAATGCTGTTCCGGTTAACGAAATTAGCAGCTACGATGACTCGAAATTTGCGCCAAGGGAGTATCCACGCCGCGAAAATAATTCATGGCAGCCAGCCAGAAACGACAGGCCACGCCGCGAAAATAGCCAACCACAAGGGCAATTTGACCGTAATGCCAGACGACCTAACCGCAGTGGCAGTTTTGAAAATGGGGCGCAGCCTCGTTCAGAGCAAGGCACTCGCAACGAAGGGTTTCGCGACCGTGATGCGGCTTATTCTGGCGGGAAGCGTCGTAATTCCTACGAGCGTTAGGTAGTTCTACTCTTTTAGGTTCCTTCAATAAAAAGTAACCATACTTCAGACAAGGGGCATTAAGCTCCTTGTTTGATTTCACACATTTAAGAATTAATTAACTTCTTTCCAATAAAAACCTAATCTTTGCAGAGTATTATATAAATAGAGATTCAGTTAAATAGATAAATTTTAAAGCGCAAGTAATCATAGAATAAATAGAGGCTATTATGGATACAGTAGATACAAATATATCAATAGATTTCCCAGATTTAAACGAAACGAATATAGATTTAAATGATAATGAGTTGGTACGATTAATCTTACAGGGTGATAGTAATGCTATGGCGCAACTGATAAACCGTTATCAGGTGAGCGTCTATAATTTGTGTCGGCGAATGTTGCGTAACCAGCAAGAAGCGGAAGATGCAACTCAGGAAGTTTTCCTGCGGGTGTACCAACAACTCCACACTTATAATCTTGATCGAAAATTCTCAACTTGGATTCTTTCGATTGCGGCGCACTATTCCATAGACTTAATTCGGCGAAAGCGTCCGGTTTCCGACCTTGAAGAAATAATTTCATGGAAGGCAAGCCTAGACCCTGACCCGGAAGATATGGTGGTATCGGGCGAAGAAAGAGACGAAGTGCGCGAACAATTGAAAAAATTGCCCGGCAAGTACCGCATGGTGTTAATCTTGCGCTATTGGTACGATTTCTCGTATGAGGAAATTTCCAAAGCTACCCTCCTATCGATCTCAAACGTAAAAATCAGGCTGTTTCGAGCACGCGAAATTCTGGCAAAACAAATGGCAGGTTCACAGCCTGCCTTAAAAGCCGCCGGGAAGCTTGCCTTTGGTTATTAACTGATAAGTTGTAAGGGAGAGAAAAAGAAGCGAAGAAAAGCTGAATACTCAGTTGGTAAAGTTAAGTGATCAAACCCTCGGTACGACAACTATTGCTCTAATGAAAAAAAGAAGGGCGCTTATAACCCTTCTTGAAGATAACTTTAACTTTTAAGCGTGTTGCTAAGCGACAAGTTCCTGTAAAGCGCGTCTATCCAAAATCTGGATTGTACGGTTTTGGACGTTGATAAGTTTCTTGCGCTGAAGCTCAAGCAATTTGCGTGTAACGGTAACGCGGTTGCTACCGATCATATCGGCAAGCTCTTGATGGGTTAACCCAAGCTCGATTACAACCGAATTCTGATTCTCCACCCCAAACTCAGTAGCTAATTTAAGAAGAATATTTACT
This window contains:
- a CDS encoding HAD family hydrolase, with product MSKLPVKAVIFDLWGTLIYNEPRTTNFHELIEMVGVPPEILWNSWRSYTDAALRGQIRSGLERAQLTLKELALPAEKIEQIAPVLAKFEQQSRASQVHFYPGVEQMLDDLKNTGYIIGLISNCSYLTPSIVNEMGIRKKTDLTILSCEVGLVKPEVEIYLQAATRLKVNASECLFVGDGGDNEMIGAKLAGFITALVEQERGHAYRYPEKDYVVDYRLPTITAVLDYLKFASFD
- the purF gene encoding amidophosphoribosyltransferase is translated as MAKSNSRRVLQINNAIIRDSLDDKPRDECGVFGIVAPKRQIARLIHFGLYALQHRGQESAGIAVWDGKDLGLRKSMGLVSEVFDDRILSQLQGYMGVGHVRYSTTGSSNLANAGPFEAHDPVLGYVVVAHNGNVVNASELREELLNAGVKLGGTTDTEVITHILALAPGANWHEKLYNGAKRLRGAFSLAVMTQHHVYAIRDPFGIRPLSVGQLNDGGGWIVCSETCALDTVDASYEFDVEPGEILELSESGAKTISRLPRWEAPEHQAALCATELFYIARPDSNISGRNVYMVREELGRWLAREHSVEADLVIGVPDSGIPAAAGYAQESGLPYREGIIKNRYIGRTFIQPDPQMRRRSVQLKLNPLRPILEGKRVVVVDDSIVRGNTTRGIVSMLRTIGGAREVHLRISAPPILHPCVLGIDTGTYEELIANRLTVEQIRQHVDADSLGFLSADNFVTASGINKNRLCLACFNGHYPIDFKYVPGGAKLAMESL
- the purD gene encoding phosphoribosylamine--glycine ligase; amino-acid sequence: MIDILIVGSGGREHALGWKLRQSPEARHLIFAPGNGGTARLANSENVAVGIEDIEGLIKLAQEKKPGLIVVGPEAPLAAGLADRLRAEGFDVFGPGAQGAQIEASKAWAKSFMSWYGIPTAARHTFDNLNDAINYLYSEPGPYVLKADGLAAGKGVLVTEDRNEAIQFATQVMLERIFGESGAVLLVEEYMQGPEVSVLALCDTKSGFIFPLPGACDYKRIGDGDAGANTGGMGVYAPTRLMGSKMVAQVLREILMPALHGFQQQGIDYRGILYAGLMLTDAGPKVVEFNCRFGDPETQALLPLLESDLLEYLLLTAQGRLTEASSLRYSNKYSVGVVLVAEGYPGTYQKGIPITGADLHFDGVELFHAGTALNPDGQLVTNGGRVFNIISTESSISLARKKVYNAINAGLGAFVGMQYRHDIAQREEE
- a CDS encoding cation diffusion facilitator family transporter, whose amino-acid sequence is MLKVNEQVNTITKTARIDIVERRKRAARWSVVSNSALIVSKLAVGLSIGSISVISEAIHSSVDLIAAIIALIAVRIAARPADKSHPFGHGKIENLSGAIESLLIFAGAGVIIMEAVDKFGAAPVIEQPLLGAAIMGASALVNFLVSKYLKKVAKETDSIALLADAAHLHADVITCVGVLVGLSLVWITGWNWLDPVVALLVAMLIIKAGWEILLHSISGLVDSSLPDEENRVISQRIEHYKEWYVNYHMLRTRQSGPDRHIDFHLVVPDEMTALEAHRLCNWLEEDIHNSVNSITVQIHIEPQSICTESEGIYLCSSSK
- a CDS encoding DEAD/DEAH box helicase encodes the protein MSTNNLITEEITHTETKVATFAQFGFPSYLKEGLLKMGFHHPTEIQSKAIPILMTGQDLMAQSMTGSGKTAAFALPLLARIQTKSRELQALIIVPTRELAVQVTHVFKGLAGNSARVTSIYGGVGMEGQIRGLQTGGYQVVVGTPGRLRDHLNRGTLKLGNVRMLILDEADEMLDRGFTQDIEAIASCTGVPGKRQTALFSATLPEWVMKTALTHMRSDHESILIPPGEATGPDIEHLIYDMKVMDKPVALCHLLDTYPSHSMLVFARTRHGVHKLAARLQHAGYSAAGLQGDLSQNARDRVMSDFRMKKIRIMVATNVGARGLDVKGVSHVINYDLPESPELFTHRAGRTGRNGESGTAITFLTGEDRDKWREIEGAMRRAGVDFTRSRWDGPRATPESIQAFNAVPVNEISSYDDSKFAPREYPRRENNSWQPARNDRPRRENSQPQGQFDRNARRPNRSGSFENGAQPRSEQGTRNEGFRDRDAAYSGGKRRNSYER
- a CDS encoding sigma-70 family RNA polymerase sigma factor; this translates as MDTVDTNISIDFPDLNETNIDLNDNELVRLILQGDSNAMAQLINRYQVSVYNLCRRMLRNQQEAEDATQEVFLRVYQQLHTYNLDRKFSTWILSIAAHYSIDLIRRKRPVSDLEEIISWKASLDPDPEDMVVSGEERDEVREQLKKLPGKYRMVLILRYWYDFSYEEISKATLLSISNVKIRLFRAREILAKQMAGSQPALKAAGKLAFGY